The nucleotide sequence TGACTACAAAAAATGTAAGGTCAGTATCCCGCTTTCTGTGGCATTTGCTGTAATGCTGTGCAGAATAAAACCAACGCGACACAAACTGTCACCATGACAGCATTCCAGTTCATTCCAGCAGTGTGGCTGCATGTGACAAACTCAAAgcacaaaataccaaaaatctGAAAGCGCTGCACTTCAGTGTAAGACACAGCGACAGATCTGTATTTCACAGGAACATTCACACGGATTAAACTATCGTGGCACTCCGCTAAATCAGTTTACTACTCAATTCAACAATCATAAAGTATGTACAAGGCGGGAATTTTCACAGTCATTAATATAAAATCTACATCTTGAATTACATTTATAAGACActacatgtttttcattttacaaactaAAATGTagtacatgtatttattttcattttaataggaAAACTACATTTTCgacattcaaaatgttttcttataATATATTACACATCTCTGCTTTGACACTGAGGCACAAGTATCACAGTATAGAAATAAGTTATCAATTCAAATTGGCAACTAAATTCTTAGCTCAAGAGTAGCGTGATTCTAGTTAGTGTCCTAAATACATCACTTTGTAAATTatacagaaataagaaaacttGTGTTGAGTAACACTCAAAAATACGCATCCCGATAATGTTACACAACACTAAAATCCATTTTTCAGGGCGGGTCATTCAATACCATAGCCAAGTAAACACTGATTATTGAGTTCCAATGCATCTATTGCACAAAAACGtcagaaatattttctgaataatcaATTCATTGCCCTGCAAATCGTACCACTGATTAATAAATTATGTCTGAGCatatatttcctttttcatCTCCACAGAACATTCGTAATGCACACCTGTTCTTAAGGAATGGCTTTGCTTTCAGTCAAACTGCTACATTTTCACTGGAGTCTTATTTACAATTAAAACTTAAAATTGAAAGAGTTCAATTAGAGATTAAAAAAAGCTCTGTCTTTAAAAATCTATGCTACAATATAACGGATCTTTTGCATGCGTATACTCTTCAAATAATGCGTAATATTGTCCCTGTGTTGCTATTATGCCGTAGGTTTTTGTTGGTTATTCCTGGAAACAATGACGCGAAACCTTCCTCCAGTTTGAGCCTGCCATCGGCCGGCCTTGTAGTTCCAGTTTTAAGTGTCCTGCAGAGGGAGGTCACTCATCTACGCTCATCTACAATCCTCAGTCGTGAGGATTTAAACGCCCCTCCCCCGGCAGggtcagagccccccccccaaaccccggACTGCATGGGGGGCCCTGGGGCTCTTCCTCTCGTCCTGCGGGGGCTCACaccagctgcaggagcaggtCCTGGACGGCCTGCAGGCTGCAGGGGGCGTGGAACCCGTCAGCGCCCAGCTGAGCCGCCATCAGGTACAGCCTCCTCtcgcccccgaccccccccaggGAGAGGGCCTCACGGAGCTCCGGCACGCTCACCGCGTCGGGCTTGTCCTGGGGGGGCACCACACGGCAGGGCAAGGCTTCACAAGccattcatccattcactcACCCATCGATTAATTCATCCCTCCGTCCATTCATTCATCGATTCATGTATCCAtgcattcatccatccatccatgcagCCATCCATctgtcatccatccatccatgcagCCATtgattcattcatccatccattaattcatccatccattcatccatccatccattatccatacatccattcatccatccatccgtgaATCCATCTCAGTCCTGTTATGCTCCTCCATAATAGCATCAGGTATGTGATGGACCCCTGACGGTGCACCTCACCTGCTTGTTTCCCAGGACGAGCACAGGCAGCTGCCCTTCGGCCCGGAGGAGGCGATGGAGCTCGTCCTTGGCCAGTGGGAGGCGCCGCCTGTCGGAGGAGTCCACCACGTACACCAGGACGTGCGTCCTCCTCAGGTACTCCGCCCAGTACCTGCGCAGGTCCTCGCCACCTCCAACTAGCAACGGAACACACAGCACcacccatgccccgccccccggtcACTGCCACTGTCAAAATGACCTTCCACAGAACACGCAACAGCATTCGGGTCTGAACACGGCTGAATACAGCAcagggctggtgggggggcaggaagggggaggggagggggcggaggatcTATCTGCATCGATATAATTTAGTCAGGAAGTCGTTCgctgaaatattaattgaaatataaaatattaatagaaTGGTAATATGGCATCCAGGAGAAACGGACTCTACAGGGGCAGAGGGCTGTACTCTACAGGGGCAGAGGGCTGTACTCTACAGGGGCAGAGGGCTGTACTCTACAGGGGCAGAGGGCTGTACTCTACAGGGGCAGAGGGCTGTACTCTACACAGGCAGAGGGCTGTACTCTACAGGGGCAGAGGGCTGTACTCTACAGGGGCAGAGGGCTGTACTCTACACAGGCAGAGGGCTGTACTCTACGGGCTGTACTCTACACGGGCAGAGGGCTGTACTCTACAGGGGCAGAGGGCTGTACTCTATGCGGGCAGAGGGCTGTACTCACTCTCCAGGAAGTCCAGCTGGCAGGCTGGCGTGTTCAGGCTCATGAAGTTAAAGCCGCGGGTCGGCCGGCACTGCCGCCGggttccacttcctgtcaggcCCTGCAGCATGCTGCTCTTCCCCGCGCCGTCCAGACCCAGCACCAGAACCTGCTTCTCGCTGCGCTCCTCGTCCTCCTGCCAACACATGCACAGTGAACCGTCCACTAACATCGCCCCCTGcccaacacacgcacaccaaacCGTCCGCCAACATCGCCTCCTGC is from Anguilla anguilla isolate fAngAng1 chromosome 9, fAngAng1.pri, whole genome shotgun sequence and encodes:
- the arl10 gene encoding ADP-ribosylation factor-like protein 9 isoform X1; the encoded protein is MVLLRHISIALTAAVAALGSALFIALNYFYRRRVWSPETDYCVIKEEDEERSEKQVLVLGLDGAGKSSMLQGLTGSGTRRQCRPTRGFNFMSLNTPACQLDFLEIGGGEDLRRYWAEYLRRTHVLVYVVDSSDRRRLPLAKDELHRLLRAEGQLPVLVLGNKQDKPDAVSVPELREALSLGGVGGERRLYLMAAQLGADGFHAPCSLQAVQDLLLQLV
- the arl10 gene encoding ADP-ribosylation factor-like protein 9 isoform X2; protein product: MDVPRMVHTAATVFHEQEDEERSEKQVLVLGLDGAGKSSMLQGLTGSGTRRQCRPTRGFNFMSLNTPACQLDFLEIGGGEDLRRYWAEYLRRTHVLVYVVDSSDRRRLPLAKDELHRLLRAEGQLPVLVLGNKQDKPDAVSVPELREALSLGGVGGERRLYLMAAQLGADGFHAPCSLQAVQDLLLQLV